A region of the Ammospiza nelsoni isolate bAmmNel1 chromosome 14, bAmmNel1.pri, whole genome shotgun sequence genome:
agggatggcacagacGAAGGACGTTCCGACCGCAGACCCCAGCAGAAGGTGCAACTGCCGACGGATGGGGTTACGGGGTAAAGACCCACTCCCACGTTTGGCTCGGGGCCAGGAGAACGCCAGACTGTCCCAGGGCCGGAGCGGGAGGGGTGGTGGGGGAAAATGCGGGCCTGCGGTGAATCCAGCAGGCGAGCCTGCAGCGAGCCGAGCGCTGTCGTGCGGCATGTGCTGGGCACGTGTCACTGGCACGGCGCGATACGGCCACGGTTGGGTTAACGCACATCCATCCACGGGGTCAGCACAGCTCCCGTACACCGACAGCGCACTCGGCAGACCGCGGCCTCGGGGAGTCTCCGCGGCCTCGGGGAAAGGGCAGGCGCTGTGGTCAGCGCGACACAGCTCGGTGCGAGGGGACTTCACCGCGGGTCGAGGACGGATCCAGCGCACGGCCCCAGCCCGCCCCTGCCGCGGCCCGCACAGCGCCGAGCTCCGGCGGCCATGAGGAGGGGCGGGGCCAGCGCGGACGCCCCGCCCCGCTGGCATGTGCGCCGTGACGTTCCGGCCAATCAGGAGCTGCCACACGGCAGATCCGGATGCGGGGGCCGGACTTCCGGCTGCGGCCCCGGCGCTCCCTCAgcagccgctcccggccccgccgctcccggacCGCTGGacgcgccgctcccgccgctgccgccgctaTGTCCGCGCCCCGGCCCCCGCAgccggccctgcccgccgcgctgctgctgttcctgctgctcgCCCTCTGCGCCCGCGCTTCCGACGTGGTGGAGCTGAGCGATGCCGATTTCGAGAGTGGCCTGGCCGAGCGCCCGGGGCTGGTGCTCGTGGAGTTCTTCGCGCCCTGGTGAGGGGCCGCTGGGGGCggggggccgggggcgggccgcGAGGGGCGCCCGGCTGGTCTGACTCCTTTCCGTGCCTCTAGGTGCGGACACTGCAAGCGGTTGGCGCCGGAGTACGAGTCGGCCGCGACCCGGCTGAAGGGGATCGTGCCTCTCGTGAAGGTGAGCGCGGGCTCCCGCCTTGGGGCAGACCCGGGGGCGGCCAGCGGCCgcattcctgctctgcagaccTGGCGGACGCCGTTCGCTTGGTGCCTCGGAGCCCTGAAATAACGTGGAAGGCGGTCCTTGCAGGGCCGCAGCCGCGCGGCGGGTGTGCGCAGGGTGTGTGCGGGTTCGCCCCAGCCGGGGAAATGGCCCTGCTCGGAGCTGTGTGATGAGCCTGAGAGCGAGCACCGTGCTGCACGTACCCACTGAGGCATCCTGACTAGATTTCTTTTCTGCACAGAACTCGTAGCGTTTTCTCAAATCAgggtttctcttttcctttacGGGAAGTGGCATGGACTCTTGGCACCATGGCCTCCTCGTCAGGTCAGCCTGTATTCTTCAAATGTTATATGAACTTTGGGACTGACAGGGGGCTGAGAAATTCCATGACATCGATTGCAAGAAGCTATCCTTTCTAGTATTTTTTTAGTGTGTAGTCTGGTCGAATTTGAAACTATTTAGTCTTTGCAGTgttttctcaaatatttttccGGGCATCTCATTTCCTATGCTACCTCTTTCCCAGTCTGGGCCGTTGAGCACCAGGCAGTGTGTGACGGGTCCCTCTAGTCCCTTATTTGGAGTGGGTGTGTTATAGCTGGACCTCAGTCTGAGTAGCaaggtttcttttcctttaggTTGACTGTACAGCAAACTCCAACACCTGTAACAAATATGGAGTCAGTGGATATCCCACATTAAAGATTTTTCGAGATGGAGAAGAGGCAGGGACCTATGATGGGCCCAGAACAGCAGGTAAGAACTGTTTGGCAGTGTCTGGTTTGCTGatctgctgcaggaggcagcatGTAACAGCCAGGGATGCAGAGAAGGTTCACGCCTACACATGCAGCCCCCAATCCCTTAGTCTCTTCAGAACTCTTTGTGCTGACAAAGCCTGGGATGTTTATTTTCCCTTAAAGCTCTCCTTTAAAGGTGAAGGTCTCCACATTAGCTCCTAGTTCCCAGGATGCTAGAAAGCGCCTGTGTGAAGCTGATGGGAGCAGTCCTTCAGTTCACATAATTATTGTATGGGAGATGTGTGTGGATTCTGCAGAAACAATTTCTGATCTGGAAGCTTAAAAAATACCTTATGGAACTTGGTATTGATACctttaattattttacaaaTCTTTCAAGATGGGATTGTCAGCCATCTGAAGAAACAGGCGGGACCTGCTTCGGTGGCTCTCGGTTCTGTGGCTGAGTTTGAGAAGTTCATTGGTGATAAAGATGCTTCTGTCGTGGGTGAGTAGAGGTGGTGGAAGGAgtgggctctgggagctggtgTGCAAagagcacaggcagtgccacaggctgcaGCAAATGAAATTCCCAATGCACGTGAACAAAACCACTGCTGGTAATGAGAGCAATAAAGCCTAGAACATGAACCCAGAgggattttaaaatgttcagcCTGGGAAATTTTCACAACTTAGTTGGAcaaagctctgagcagcctgctctgacTGGGGCTCATCCCGCTTCAAGTGGGAGATTGGATTTGAGGACCTTTGGGTATTACCtccaaatttctttcttttctttttttccccttggccATCTGGCTTCGTTGGCTCCCCTGGCACCACAGTATATGTTTTCCAAAGGTTGTTGCTTTCTTGGCTGGCTGACAACAGGTAGCTTTGGGTTGTTTTGGATGTGTTTGTTGCTCTGGTGACATCGGAGGGCTGCTGGCATTGGGTGTCTGTGGTTACAcgtggcagcagcagatggtGCAAATCAGGTGCCATCTTGTAGGTATAACCACATGAGTATTAACCAGCATTCCTAAACTTACCGTTGTTAAGTGCCAGTGGCTGTTACACAATCACCAGTGGATGTCTGGGTGTCCAGGGGACAGTTGTCCTTGGCTGAATGACCAGTTTGGGCTTCTCCTGAGTAActtttctgctgctggaatgGGGGAAGGGGGTGGTGCAGGGAGGCCCTGGAAAATGGGAGAGAAGCAGTCAAAGGTAAACACCTCAGCATGCACTGAAGGACTGGATTCAGGATTGATCCAGTGCATTGTAGGGAGAAATGCTGAGACCTGCAGAGGGTCCAGAGCTGGGTTGGTTTGGGGTCACAGTCTGCCTTTCTGCTGCAGGCTTCTTTGGTGATGCATCTGGGGATGCTTACTCGGAGTTCATGAAAGCAGCCAACAGCCTCAGGGATAACTACCGCTTTGCACACACCAccgaggagcagctgctgcacaagTACAAGGAAGATGGAGAGTAAGTTACTTAATACAAAGATTTCTTCTTATTTaggcatttggaaaaaaatcacgGATTCCACTTAAATGGTTTCAGTTTCTAAACATAGCTTAAGGTCTGGTTTCATCCCCAGCTGACAGTGATGTTTCTTTTGAATTGAGATAGAAAGGTGTAAATGATCTCAGAAGTGTTTGTGTCTGCCTCTGGGTCAAAAGTATCTCAACAGAGACATTTTGTTTCCATATTCTTTGTTATGGTAAGAGCTTTGTTTCTCATTGTGGCCTTTCTGAATCATGGAGAAGGAACTGACAGGTACACTTAGTGCACTAGTGCCATCAAGAAACTAGACGGTGATGTTTGAGCTATGAATGGTGAGTGAGGATTGTTACTGAGAGTGGGTTTTTGTCTTATCTGGCTGCTGTCCTTGGACTCCCAGGGACACTTTGAACTAATTGATAATACCTGTTTTCCCGCAGAAGTATAGTCCTATTCCGTCCTCCACGCCTGACCAACAAGTTTGAGGAGAGCTCTGTCAAATATACAGAAGACAAAATCACCAGTGGAAAGATCAAGAAATTCATCCAGGAGAACATGTGAGTGATTTCTCACTAACAAATGTGATAGACTGGCCCCAGTTGGCTTTGGCCCTGTCAGAGCTTGTTTTTTCGTTGCTGCCACTTCTGCTGCATGTCTTGGCACTGCTTCCCTTTGGGCACACCTTCCTGAAATCCTGATGTGGCTGTTGGCATACACTCTCCATATTCTAACCATTCTGTTTAAAAACTGAACCTGTGAGAGCTGTGCTAGCTTTGGCCTTAACTGGGTCAGCTCTAGCCACTGATGTGGCAGGAGATGGagatttttctcagaaaaaccTGGTACGGGAATGAGCAGAGCATTTCTTCCTGGGGTCTGATTGGTCACTGGCATTTAACTCCTGGGTGGGAAGCAAGTGTGCTGTGTCAGGCCTGTTCTGGGGTCATGGACTCTGCTAATACCTCTCTCGTTGACAGCTTTGGCATCTGCCCTCACATGACTGAAGACAACAAAGACTTGATCCAGGGCAAGGACTTGCTGGTGGCATACTACGACGTTGACTATGAGAAGAATGCCAAGGGATCCAACTACTGGCGCAACAGGTGGGAGTGGTGGGGGTGAATGGGCCTCGCACTGTTCCTGCCTTGCTGCGCTTCCAGAGCTTGGGTGACAGTGCTCTGAAATCCTGGGCGAttgctcctggatccctggtcCTTAGGAACCTAGACCTTACCCACAGACTGCttcactgctgtgctgtgctgtgcagttcTGCCCTTCGTGCCTGAGAGCCTGGGCTCATGCAGGTGGGGCATGGAAACGTGCAACACTTGCCTCAGTCACCACAGGCATGAGTCTACTGGTCTGCTTCTCAGCACCATTTCTGTAGGACTTGGCTCTGAAGAGCACATTGTGCCACTGAATTCCTAGTCTGATGTGTATGTCATCTTGAAGGGTGTTACATCATGTAGAAGATGTTCAAAGATGTTCAAAGAAATAatgctttggggttttgtttatttttttccctcagagtTATGATGATTGCAAAGAAGTTCTTGGATGCTGGCCACAAACTGTCTTATGCTGTTGCTAGTCGAAAAACCTTTGGCCACGAGCTCTCTGAGTTTGGTCTGGACAGCAGTGTGGGTGAGGCCCCCGTCGTTGCCATCAGAACTGCCAAAGGAGATAAATATGTCATGCAAGAAGAGTTCTCGTGAGTTCTTGAACTTGATGGTAATGGGTCTGATTCGATGGACTTTGGTCTAGAGGTCTCTGACCAGATGATACTTTGTTAGCTTTGAGGAAACAGGAAAGCTGGCTGTTgcagctggaagaagcaattGCTGGGTCAAAATGGCTCCTACTCGTGTGTTTTTCTACTCTTTAGAAAGCTTGCAGTCCCTGCTGTTATATAAAGGGAGAGAATTTAATTCAAGATCCTGAAATTCTGGTTAGGATTTAGGGTGCAACAAAGGGCAGAAGAATTCATTGTacctttcattttgaaaaaaaaaacatgaagaaTGCTGGAATGCCTAAAACTTTGAATGGGATGTGTATCCAGCCTCCTGTCAGAGCCCTTAAGGACATCACTGCACTTGTTCTGGGGTCTACTAAGCCAGCCCCAGACTGGTGCTGTCAGAGATGCAGGTGGCATCTGTTGTGTGGGTGGAAGTAGCTTAAATAAGCCTTGAAAGTTTCCCTCTCTCATCCTGTGTGTGTGATGATGGCTGTAACATCACTTTTCTTTCAGCCGTGACGGAAAGGCTCTGGAGAGATTCCTGCAAGATTACTTTGATGGAAACTtgaaaaaatacctgaaatcaGAACCTGTCCCTGAAAGCAACGATGGCCCTGTGAAGGTGAGTGTTGCTTACGGCTGCAGAgacactgctcagcagcagctttctgtgcctgtgtgaAGTGCTGGGAGTGAGGATGGTGGCAGCTCAAGAGGCCTCTGTGCTGACAGACAGAGGAATTACTCACTCCCTTGTTCCACTGCAGCTTTCTGAGGTGAGGGAG
Encoded here:
- the PDIA3 gene encoding protein disulfide-isomerase A3 produces the protein MSAPRPPQPALPAALLLFLLLALCARASDVVELSDADFESGLAERPGLVLVEFFAPWCGHCKRLAPEYESAATRLKGIVPLVKVDCTANSNTCNKYGVSGYPTLKIFRDGEEAGTYDGPRTADGIVSHLKKQAGPASVALGSVAEFEKFIGDKDASVVGFFGDASGDAYSEFMKAANSLRDNYRFAHTTEEQLLHKYKEDGESIVLFRPPRLTNKFEESSVKYTEDKITSGKIKKFIQENIFGICPHMTEDNKDLIQGKDLLVAYYDVDYEKNAKGSNYWRNRVMMIAKKFLDAGHKLSYAVASRKTFGHELSEFGLDSSVGEAPVVAIRTAKGDKYVMQEEFSRDGKALERFLQDYFDGNLKKYLKSEPVPESNDGPVKVVVAENFDEIVNAQDKDVLIEFYAPWCGHCKNLEPKYKELGEKLSKDPNIIIAKMDATANDVPSPYEVRGFPTIYFAPAGKKQSPKKYEGGREVSDFISYLKREATNTPVLQEEEKSKKSKKKVKEDL